One window of Bactrocera tryoni isolate S06 chromosome 2, CSIRO_BtryS06_freeze2, whole genome shotgun sequence genomic DNA carries:
- the LOC120768912 gene encoding uncharacterized protein LOC120768912 codes for MNNENTTTTTNLTPTTTITGTATQLPTYQNPIIKSEEDDLIAFSQETIKSTTERISNSTPVVTAAETAKPKVEASTSKAAIATHQSALVAKVDNHHKKRKKTQNQLRKRRYQQAVFILGKKAKDQAAGIPVDEDEIKRLKQIVEDYESFLKGKQSEPQNESTNQRSSLKRNRPTTESQGTLPKKPRRSEGEQSSSTAARHFCDVARDSLQVAVIDGNSSSPSTVQERWVEIDVRLSSMVLSYVLDNPEGPYPEFDSSETVRGYRVIKCADQSSLDFLTGSVAKISNAFVGLQLRLIPAKDIPKRPRARIWLPPLADPGEKLLKCIKLQNRAISGINKWQLIKEEKPNKASRPILVAICDESIEALTKADNKISFGIRKARIKIFQGDKAADEDDTDEVDDASQLLRNGDIKEMQDEQ; via the coding sequence atgaacaatgaaaatacaacaacaacaaccaacttGACGCCAACAACGACGATTACGGGAACAGCTACACAACTACCGACATATCAGAATCCAATAATCAAATCGGAGGAGGACGACCTAATCGCCTTCAGCCAGGAGACGATTAAGAGTACTACCGAACGTATCAGTAACAGCACACCGGTAGTGACAGCAGCGGAAACCGCCAAACCAAAAGTGGAAGCCTCCACTTCCAAAGCTGCCATTGCCACCCACCAAAGTGCGCTGGTAGCTAAAGTAGACAACCACCAcaagaaacgtaaaaaaacacagaaTCAACTGAGGAAACGCCGGTACCAGCAAGCAGTCTTTATACTTGGTAAGAAGGCCAAAGATCAGGCAGCCGGAATCCCAGTAGATGAGGACGAAATCAAGCGTCTTAAACAGATAGTGGAGGATTACGAAAGCTTCCTGAAAGGGAAGCAATCCGAACCTCAAAACGAAAGTACAAACCAGAGAAGTTCCCTAAAAAGGAATCGCCCAACCACCGAATCGCAAGGCACTCTGCCCAAAAAACCTAGGCGGAGTGAAGGGGAACAAAGCAGCTCAACAGCGGCAAGacatttctgcgatgtagccagaGATAGCCTACAAGTAGCCGTTATAGACGGCAACTCCTCCTCACCAAGCACAGTGCAGGAACGATGGGtagagatcgacgtcagattgtcgagtatggtgctaagctatgtactcgacaatcctgaGGGTCCTTACCCagagtttgactcctctgaaACCGTTAGGGGTTACAGGGTCATCAAATGCGCGGACCAGAGCTCTCTAGATTTCTTAACGGGTAGCGTTGCTAAAATtagcaacgcctttgtaggcctccaactgaggcttatacccgccaaggATATcccgaagagacctcgtgctcgcatttggctaCCCCCGCTAGCGGacccaggcgaaaaactcctcaAGTGTATTAAGCTGCAAAACAGAGCTATATCAGGCATAAATAAGTGGCAGCTGATTAAGGAGGAGAAACCAAACAAAGCAAGTAGACCAATTCTAGTGGCGATTTGCGATGAGTCCATAGAGGCTCTTACGAAGGCTGAcaacaaaatcagcttcggcaTTCGCAAGGCTAGGataaaaatcttccaaggcgacaaagcggctgacgaagacgacacggacgAGGTCGACGACGCTAGCCAGCTGCTAAGGAACGGGGACATCAAGGAAATGCAAGACGAACAATAG